One window of Solwaraspora sp. WMMA2056 genomic DNA carries:
- a CDS encoding glycosyltransferase 87 family protein → MVTDVRERVRRLTPLRRRQLGRVRDAWRGLDRATLLRLGLIALTCYAAWYAIGMFGRPYNFFDMRIYHGAMLWWTNGGELYEFIAPETTLGFTYPPFAGLTMLPMALVPMLAAGWINVLLGITALALVLAVLLGPIADRCGWPRWFAVGLAVPLAVAIEPARETLGYGQVNLLLFGLIIADLVALRWRAAPTPHRLATGGPLRRIFFSGIWAGAGIGLATSIKLTPALFIVYLLVTRQWRAATTAIGTAALVTVGAMVVATKESAAYFTSVLWDTGRVGVADMTPNQSLAGVLARLYDSMQTPGLLWFSFAALLLALGLSRAAHAHADGDELTAFTLIGLTANVISPISWSHHLVFVIPAIIVLADAALRRRSASQGLISRRTYPPTGPGISGVAGLRTPIWFPALTGLRHAAAAVALYLLFLISPIWPYEHKLPQVSHYHDGLWGVLMENSLGLALIALVAALPWRPGAEPAFYLDPRPQIRRRLTAPTGRARTGS, encoded by the coding sequence ATGGTGACGGACGTCCGTGAGCGGGTCCGTCGTCTCACCCCGTTGCGCCGCCGCCAGCTGGGGCGGGTCCGCGACGCGTGGCGCGGGCTCGACCGCGCCACCCTGCTACGGCTCGGCCTGATCGCGCTGACCTGCTACGCCGCCTGGTACGCGATCGGCATGTTCGGCCGGCCGTACAACTTCTTCGACATGCGGATCTACCACGGAGCGATGCTGTGGTGGACCAACGGCGGCGAGCTGTACGAGTTCATCGCCCCCGAGACCACCCTCGGTTTCACCTATCCACCGTTCGCCGGGCTCACCATGCTGCCGATGGCGCTGGTCCCGATGCTCGCCGCCGGATGGATCAACGTCCTGCTCGGCATCACCGCCCTGGCCCTGGTCCTCGCCGTCCTGCTCGGGCCGATCGCCGACCGCTGCGGGTGGCCGCGCTGGTTCGCCGTCGGTCTGGCGGTCCCCCTGGCGGTGGCCATCGAACCGGCCCGCGAGACCCTCGGCTACGGCCAGGTCAACCTGCTGCTCTTCGGCCTGATCATCGCCGACCTGGTGGCGCTGCGCTGGCGGGCCGCGCCGACGCCGCACCGGCTGGCCACCGGCGGACCGCTGCGCCGGATCTTCTTCAGCGGCATCTGGGCCGGAGCCGGCATCGGGCTGGCCACCTCGATCAAGCTGACCCCTGCGCTGTTCATCGTCTACCTGCTGGTCACCCGGCAGTGGCGCGCCGCCACCACGGCCATCGGCACCGCCGCGCTGGTCACCGTCGGCGCGATGGTCGTCGCGACGAAGGAGTCGGCTGCCTACTTCACCTCGGTGCTCTGGGACACCGGCCGGGTCGGCGTGGCCGACATGACCCCGAACCAGTCGCTCGCCGGCGTCCTGGCCCGGCTCTACGACTCGATGCAGACCCCGGGGCTGCTCTGGTTCTCGTTCGCCGCCCTGCTGCTCGCCCTCGGGCTCAGCCGGGCCGCCCACGCCCACGCCGACGGCGACGAACTGACCGCGTTCACCCTGATCGGCCTCACCGCCAACGTGATCAGCCCGATCAGCTGGTCACACCACCTGGTCTTCGTCATCCCGGCGATCATCGTGCTGGCCGACGCGGCGCTGCGCCGACGCAGCGCCAGTCAGGGGCTGATCTCACGGCGTACCTACCCGCCGACCGGCCCGGGGATCAGCGGCGTCGCGGGGCTGCGTACCCCGATCTGGTTCCCGGCGCTGACCGGGCTGCGGCACGCGGCCGCCGCCGTCGCGCTCTACCTGCTCTTCCTGATCTCCCCGATCTGGCCCTACGAGCACAAGCTGCCGCAGGTGTCGCACTACCACGACGGACTGTGGGGGGTGCTGATGGAGAACTCGCTCGGCCTGGCGCTGATCGCGCTCGTCGCCGCCCTGCCGTGGCGGCCCGGCGCGGAGCCGGCCTTCTACCTGGACCCTCGTCCGCAGATCCGGCGCCGGCTCACCGCGCCCACCGGCCGGGCACGTACCGGCAGCTGA
- a CDS encoding molybdenum cofactor biosynthesis protein MoaE → MTVPIRPVLVAVTATPLDLAAHEAAVADHRAGAVVSFQGVVRDHDHGRSVTRLEYEGHPSAAEILHEVAREVAADPAVYAVAVSHRLGPLAIGDVALVAAVSTAHRAAAFTACARLVDEAKARLPIWKRQFFADGTEEWVNCP, encoded by the coding sequence GTGACCGTACCGATCCGACCTGTCCTGGTGGCGGTGACCGCGACGCCGCTCGACCTGGCGGCGCACGAGGCGGCGGTCGCGGACCACCGCGCCGGCGCGGTGGTCTCCTTCCAGGGGGTGGTCCGCGACCACGACCATGGCCGGTCGGTGACCCGGCTGGAGTACGAGGGCCACCCCAGCGCGGCGGAGATCCTGCACGAGGTGGCCCGGGAGGTGGCCGCCGACCCGGCGGTGTACGCGGTCGCGGTGTCGCACCGGCTCGGTCCGTTGGCCATCGGTGACGTGGCGTTGGTGGCGGCGGTGAGCACCGCGCACCGGGCGGCGGCCTTCACCGCCTGCGCCCGGCTGGTCGACGAGGCGAAGGCCCGGTTGCCGATCTGGAAGCGGCAGTTCTTCGCCGACGGCACCGAGGAGTGGGTCAACTGCCCGTAG
- the moaC gene encoding cyclic pyranopterin monophosphate synthase MoaC — protein MTEVPNLTHVDDAGAARMVDVTAKTPSVRRAVAAGRLRTTREVTDLLRRDGLPKGDALAVARIAGIMGAKRTPDLIPLCHPIALHGVTVDLEITDDSVEITATARTADRTGVEMEALTSVATAGLALIDMVKAVDPAATLDAVRVLTKSGGKTGDWQRPADRP, from the coding sequence GTGACCGAGGTGCCGAACCTGACCCATGTCGACGACGCGGGTGCCGCGCGGATGGTGGACGTGACCGCCAAGACACCGTCCGTACGCCGTGCGGTGGCCGCCGGCCGGCTGCGGACCACCCGCGAAGTGACCGATCTGCTCCGCCGCGACGGGCTGCCGAAGGGCGACGCCCTGGCGGTCGCCCGGATCGCCGGCATCATGGGAGCCAAACGCACTCCCGACCTGATCCCGCTGTGCCACCCCATCGCGCTGCACGGGGTGACCGTCGACCTGGAGATCACCGACGACTCCGTCGAGATCACCGCGACCGCCCGGACCGCCGACCGGACCGGCGTCGAGATGGAGGCTCTGACCTCGGTCGCGACCGCCGGCCTGGCGTTGATCGACATGGTCAAGGCCGTCGACCCGGCGGCCACCCTCGACGCGGTCCGGGTGCTGACCAAGTCCGGCGGCAAGACCGGCGACTGGCAGCGACCGGCGGACCGGCCGTGA
- a CDS encoding bifunctional diguanylate cyclase/phosphodiesterase: MTRTVRRDIETDRQLLLLVGLVAVCAATVGIASLVLVAGSLVTTPDQFALVAALVFLAAVGVTVQWHVRIRSTAHAIAWSEVAILVGLAVAPATLVLLCTGLGVGLVMIVQRVARIKATFAVAKNMLLAAAAGGVLHALNWDLAQPISSITFFGPLAGAYVVAVVLDEVLTLPVIARATRTRLRVMFRQDLGLRISSAVIRFPLILATLLILKADQWLLVTIPPVVLCIHLAYAGQARSRADQQAWQRLARATDALNVIDLDVVLSTAVVQAADLFSTDRVEVELNSPHRLVQGNSDGVQYDGPADTAPTPHMRTVIAVPLASPDSTVSVGTLRLCLAGPVKFSDREHYTLRTFASALCTAVRNATLYQQLNEEAERHARQAAQDSLTGLANRRRLMDHGAQLLGGRRTGGITALLLIDLNHFKEINDTLGHAAGDEVLIQVARRLCATAHAGDMVARLGGDEFAVLLTGLPAPAIATHRADALLAAICAPMDLDGMRINVEASGGIAVAPGNGGMPELLRRADVAMYQAKRSGGRIASYARGRDTADVGRLALGGDLPRAVAEHEFSVAFQPIVDLGTGEVIAAEALARWQHPDQGRLDPPRFLDTVERSGLLPAFADAVLDQSLIAAATWAEAGFALPVAVNLSPRSLLDPRYPSAVLARLRAHDIPPSRLVLELTETLTISQLEVVDQVLGQLRDAGIRLALDEFGTGYSSLSMLSRVPVHELKIARSFVRSMETSAEAVAVIRSTVDLGRSLGLAVVAEGVESEPQRQALWALGCTAGQGHLFARPMPAHRLLTALQCGSGGRPGSLAGPLHDEGAVIRLDQNRRAHQRQRTEKVPHLPA; encoded by the coding sequence GTGACCCGCACAGTTCGACGCGACATTGAGACCGATCGGCAGCTCCTGCTGCTCGTCGGTCTCGTCGCCGTTTGTGCGGCAACTGTCGGAATCGCCTCTCTTGTTCTCGTCGCCGGATCCCTGGTCACCACCCCGGACCAATTCGCGCTGGTCGCCGCACTCGTCTTCCTCGCCGCAGTCGGCGTGACCGTCCAGTGGCACGTACGGATCCGCTCCACCGCCCACGCCATCGCCTGGAGCGAAGTCGCCATCCTGGTCGGCCTCGCGGTGGCCCCGGCCACCCTGGTTCTGCTCTGCACCGGCCTCGGCGTCGGACTCGTGATGATCGTTCAACGGGTCGCCCGGATAAAAGCGACCTTCGCCGTCGCCAAGAACATGCTGCTCGCCGCAGCCGCCGGCGGCGTCCTGCACGCGCTGAACTGGGACCTGGCCCAACCGATCTCCAGCATCACGTTCTTCGGACCACTCGCCGGCGCCTATGTGGTGGCGGTCGTACTCGACGAGGTCCTGACCCTTCCGGTCATCGCCCGCGCCACCCGGACCCGGCTGCGGGTCATGTTCCGACAAGACCTCGGCCTGCGCATTTCCAGCGCGGTCATCCGATTTCCGCTGATCCTGGCCACCCTGCTGATCCTCAAGGCGGATCAATGGCTGCTGGTGACCATCCCGCCGGTGGTGCTCTGCATCCACCTGGCCTACGCCGGTCAGGCCCGCTCCCGGGCCGACCAGCAGGCCTGGCAACGACTGGCCCGGGCCACCGACGCACTCAACGTCATCGACCTCGACGTGGTGCTGTCCACCGCGGTGGTGCAGGCCGCCGACCTGTTCTCCACCGACCGGGTCGAGGTGGAGCTCAACAGCCCGCACCGGCTCGTCCAGGGCAACAGCGACGGCGTGCAGTACGACGGCCCGGCCGATACCGCGCCCACCCCGCACATGCGTACGGTGATCGCCGTCCCGCTCGCCAGTCCGGACAGCACCGTCAGCGTCGGGACCCTACGGCTGTGCCTGGCCGGCCCGGTCAAGTTCTCCGACCGCGAGCACTACACCCTGCGTACGTTCGCCTCGGCACTGTGTACGGCGGTCCGCAACGCCACCCTCTACCAGCAGCTCAACGAGGAGGCCGAACGGCATGCCCGGCAGGCGGCGCAGGACTCGCTCACCGGACTGGCCAACCGACGTCGGCTGATGGACCACGGCGCGCAACTCCTCGGCGGTCGGCGCACCGGCGGGATCACCGCCCTGCTCCTGATCGACCTCAACCACTTCAAGGAGATCAACGACACGCTCGGGCACGCCGCCGGCGACGAGGTGCTGATCCAGGTGGCGCGCCGGCTCTGCGCCACCGCGCACGCGGGCGACATGGTCGCCCGGCTCGGCGGCGACGAGTTCGCCGTACTGTTGACCGGCCTGCCCGCACCCGCGATCGCCACCCACCGGGCCGATGCCCTGCTCGCCGCGATCTGTGCCCCGATGGACCTCGACGGCATGCGGATCAACGTCGAAGCCAGCGGTGGCATCGCCGTCGCCCCCGGCAACGGCGGCATGCCCGAGCTGCTGCGTCGCGCCGACGTAGCCATGTACCAGGCGAAACGGTCCGGCGGACGGATCGCCTCGTACGCCCGCGGCCGGGACACCGCCGACGTCGGCCGGTTGGCCCTCGGTGGAGACCTGCCCCGCGCCGTCGCCGAGCACGAGTTCAGCGTCGCCTTCCAGCCGATCGTCGACCTCGGCACCGGCGAAGTGATCGCCGCCGAAGCGCTCGCCCGCTGGCAGCACCCGGACCAGGGCCGACTCGACCCGCCACGCTTCCTGGACACCGTCGAACGGTCCGGGCTGCTCCCCGCGTTCGCCGACGCGGTCCTCGACCAGTCCCTGATCGCCGCCGCCACCTGGGCCGAAGCCGGCTTCGCCCTGCCCGTCGCGGTCAACCTGTCCCCGCGCAGCCTGCTCGACCCGCGCTACCCCAGCGCCGTCCTCGCCCGGCTCCGCGCCCACGACATCCCGCCCAGCCGGCTCGTCCTCGAGCTGACCGAGACGCTCACCATCAGTCAACTCGAAGTGGTCGACCAGGTGCTCGGCCAACTCCGCGACGCCGGGATCCGACTCGCCCTCGACGAGTTCGGCACCGGCTACTCGTCACTGTCGATGCTGTCGCGGGTGCCGGTGCACGAACTGAAGATCGCCCGGTCGTTCGTGCGGAGCATGGAGACCTCCGCCGAGGCGGTCGCCGTCATCCGGTCGACCGTCGACCTCGGCCGCAGCCTCGGCCTGGCCGTCGTCGCCGAAGGCGTGGAGAGTGAACCACAGCGCCAGGCGTTGTGGGCACTTGGCTGCACCGCCGGTCAGGGCCACCTCTTCGCCCGCCCGATGCCGGCCCACCGGTTGCTGACCGCACTGCAGTGCGGCTCCGGCGGCCGCCCCGGTAGCCTGGCCGGGCCGCTGCACGACGAGGGTGCCGTCATCCGGCTCGATCAGAACCGCCGGGCACATCAACGGCAGCGGACCGAGAAGGTACCGCACCTACCGGCGTGA
- a CDS encoding ATP-binding protein yields the protein MDPIRNPYAPGAGQRPPELAGRGREVDVFDIVLERVARGRPERSLMLTGLRGVGKTVLLNTLRSQAINRLWGTGKIEARPDQSLRRPVAAALHMAVRELAPRHRAPERIDDFLGVLKAFALRANPPAASGRGGTTRLRDRWQPGIDVPAAVGRADSGDIEIDLVELFTDAAAVATDVGTGIALFIDEMQDVGTDDVSALCAACHELSQLGGPLIVVGAGLPHLPAVLSAAKSYSERLFRYQRIDRLDRVAADQALTAPAQREQVEYEPKALDLLYDKSGGYPYFVQAYGKATWDHAPRSPITAADVRMAAPDAEAELAVGFFGSRFERATPAEREYMRAMASLAGTADPISGPPSSSGGGRQPSSGGRLSDDDAADPDAAVSTAEIARALGRKPASLSPARDALIKKGLIYSGERGTVAFTVPHFGRYLRTQPG from the coding sequence GTGGACCCGATCCGCAACCCGTACGCCCCCGGCGCCGGCCAGCGCCCACCCGAACTCGCCGGCCGGGGCCGCGAGGTCGACGTCTTCGACATCGTGCTGGAGCGCGTCGCCCGGGGCCGGCCCGAACGTAGCCTGATGCTCACCGGACTGCGGGGCGTCGGCAAGACCGTCCTGCTCAACACCCTGCGGTCCCAGGCCATCAACCGGCTCTGGGGCACCGGCAAGATCGAGGCCCGGCCGGACCAGTCGCTGCGCCGCCCGGTCGCCGCCGCCCTGCACATGGCGGTCCGCGAACTCGCCCCCCGGCACCGGGCACCCGAGCGGATCGACGACTTCCTCGGCGTACTCAAGGCATTTGCTCTGCGTGCGAACCCGCCGGCCGCCAGCGGACGCGGCGGGACGACCCGGCTGCGCGACCGGTGGCAGCCCGGCATCGACGTGCCGGCGGCCGTCGGGCGGGCCGACTCCGGCGACATCGAGATCGACCTGGTCGAGCTGTTCACCGACGCCGCCGCCGTCGCCACCGACGTCGGCACCGGGATCGCGCTGTTCATCGACGAGATGCAGGACGTCGGCACCGACGACGTCTCGGCGCTCTGCGCCGCCTGCCACGAGTTGTCCCAGCTCGGCGGCCCACTGATCGTGGTCGGCGCCGGGCTGCCGCACCTGCCGGCGGTGCTGTCCGCTGCCAAGTCCTACTCCGAACGGCTGTTCCGTTACCAACGGATCGACCGGCTGGACCGGGTCGCCGCCGACCAGGCCCTGACCGCACCGGCGCAGCGCGAGCAGGTCGAGTACGAGCCCAAGGCCCTGGACCTGCTGTACGACAAGTCCGGCGGCTACCCGTACTTCGTGCAGGCGTACGGCAAGGCGACCTGGGACCACGCGCCCCGTTCGCCGATCACCGCCGCCGACGTACGGATGGCCGCGCCGGACGCCGAGGCCGAGCTGGCTGTGGGCTTCTTCGGTTCCCGCTTCGAGCGCGCCACTCCTGCCGAGCGCGAGTACATGCGGGCGATGGCGTCGCTGGCCGGCACCGCCGACCCGATCAGCGGACCGCCGTCGTCATCGGGCGGCGGGAGGCAGCCGTCATCGGGCGGGAGGTTGTCGGATGACGACGCCGCCGATCCGGACGCGGCGGTGTCGACCGCCGAGATCGCCCGGGCGCTGGGCCGCAAACCGGCGAGCCTGTCACCGGCCCGGGACGCCTTGATCAAAAAAGGGCTGATCTATTCGGGGGAACGCGGAACGGTCGCTTTCACCGTCCCGCACTTCGGCCGCTATCTGCGGACCCAGCCCGGCTGA
- a CDS encoding DoxX family membrane protein, which produces MRPVRTIARALLSGIFIVSGARAVADPGPYVERARPVTDRVAPTIRRAAPRLPADTENLVRLHGATQLAGGLLLATGHATRPAAAVLAASLVPTTVAGHPFWSATDPAERQLHQVHFLKNLGLLGGLLLAAADTGGRPGLRWRTGHAVRTGRRSVRRAVRSARRDARIAVRSAATARRLPGR; this is translated from the coding sequence ATGAGACCCGTACGCACCATTGCCCGCGCCCTGCTCAGCGGCATCTTCATCGTCAGCGGCGCCCGCGCGGTCGCCGACCCCGGCCCGTACGTCGAGCGGGCCCGGCCGGTCACCGACCGGGTCGCTCCGACGATCCGCCGGGCCGCGCCGCGCCTGCCCGCCGACACCGAGAACCTGGTACGGCTGCACGGTGCCACCCAGCTCGCCGGCGGGCTGTTGCTGGCCACCGGCCACGCCACCCGTCCGGCGGCGGCCGTGCTGGCCGCCTCCCTGGTGCCGACCACGGTCGCCGGGCATCCGTTCTGGTCGGCCACCGATCCGGCCGAGCGGCAGCTCCATCAGGTGCACTTCCTGAAGAATCTGGGCCTTCTCGGCGGATTGTTGCTGGCTGCGGCGGATACTGGAGGTCGTCCCGGGCTGCGGTGGCGTACCGGTCACGCGGTCCGCACCGGCCGGCGGTCGGTACGGCGGGCCGTGCGGTCGGCGCGCCGGGACGCCCGGATCGCGGTCCGCTCGGCGGCCACCGCCCGCCGGCTGCCGGGCCGGTGA
- a CDS encoding MogA/MoaB family molybdenum cofactor biosynthesis protein — translation MTPYARVVVASNRAASGVYADTSGPLLVAGLRDLGCRVDDPEVVPDGEPVTQALRRAVADGVQLVLTSGGTGITPTDRTPEATRSVLDYEIPGIAEAIRAVSRTAVPTAALSRGVAGVAGRTLIVNLPGSTGGARDGLAVLGPILRHALDQLSGGDHPRG, via the coding sequence GTGACCCCGTACGCGCGGGTCGTGGTGGCCTCGAACCGGGCCGCCTCCGGGGTGTACGCGGACACCAGCGGCCCGCTGCTCGTCGCCGGCCTGCGGGACCTCGGCTGCCGGGTCGACGACCCGGAGGTCGTGCCGGACGGGGAGCCGGTCACGCAGGCGTTGCGCCGGGCCGTCGCCGACGGCGTCCAACTGGTCCTGACCAGTGGCGGTACGGGGATCACCCCGACCGACCGCACCCCCGAGGCGACCCGCTCGGTGCTCGACTACGAGATCCCGGGGATCGCCGAGGCGATCCGGGCGGTCAGCCGTACGGCGGTGCCCACCGCTGCACTGTCGCGCGGTGTCGCCGGGGTGGCCGGCCGGACGTTGATCGTCAATCTGCCCGGCTCCACCGGTGGTGCCCGCGACGGACTCGCCGTACTCGGGCCGATCCTGCGGCACGCGCTGGACCAGTTGAGCGGCGGCGACCACCCCCGTGGCTGA
- a CDS encoding molybdopterin molybdotransferase MoeA encodes MDHRPVDWAHARALVHAAGRTARRPPVQVPLPQADGHTLAAPLVTLTDLPAFRTSSVDGWAVRGAGPWRVVGRILAGGVPSALGDDGVAVQIATGAMVPADATSVLRVEESTVDEAGLVHGDPRPQPEWRSPGEEATAGEELLPAGTPVDPAVIGLAASCGYDTLPVHRPVRAALLVFGDELLTGGPPGAGRVRDALGPSVPGWLRRYGCELPADAVVGPVADTLDAHVDGLRTALADADLVCTTGGTMHGPVDHLHPALAQLGAGYVVNTVAVRPGFPMLLARVSGGDGRDRFVAGLPGNPQSAVIALVSLVAPLLAGMHGRALPTLPRHRLGAAVPGRGDFTHLALVRLDPVTGTAYPVPHVGSAMLRGLATAAGFAVIPPGGAGAAGDEVSVVPLPMLPGERLP; translated from the coding sequence ATGGACCACCGCCCCGTCGACTGGGCGCACGCCCGTGCCCTCGTCCACGCGGCGGGCCGGACCGCCCGTCGCCCGCCGGTGCAGGTGCCGTTGCCGCAGGCCGACGGCCACACCCTCGCCGCCCCGCTGGTGACCCTGACCGACCTGCCGGCGTTCCGGACCTCCAGCGTCGACGGCTGGGCGGTCCGTGGTGCCGGGCCGTGGCGGGTGGTGGGCCGGATACTGGCCGGTGGGGTGCCGTCGGCGCTCGGCGACGACGGGGTGGCGGTGCAGATCGCCACCGGTGCGATGGTGCCCGCCGACGCGACCAGCGTGCTGCGGGTCGAGGAGTCGACCGTCGACGAGGCAGGGCTGGTGCACGGCGACCCCCGGCCGCAACCGGAGTGGCGATCGCCGGGCGAGGAGGCCACCGCCGGTGAGGAACTGCTGCCGGCCGGTACGCCGGTCGACCCCGCCGTGATCGGCCTCGCCGCCTCCTGCGGCTACGACACCCTGCCGGTGCACCGTCCGGTGCGGGCCGCGCTGCTGGTCTTCGGCGACGAACTGCTGACCGGCGGGCCACCCGGGGCCGGCCGGGTCCGCGACGCCCTCGGCCCGTCGGTGCCGGGCTGGCTGCGCCGCTACGGCTGTGAGCTGCCCGCCGACGCCGTCGTCGGCCCGGTCGCGGACACCCTCGACGCGCACGTCGACGGGCTGCGTACGGCGTTGGCCGACGCCGACCTGGTCTGCACCACCGGCGGCACCATGCATGGCCCGGTCGACCATCTGCATCCGGCGTTGGCGCAGCTCGGTGCCGGGTACGTGGTCAACACGGTCGCGGTCCGTCCCGGGTTCCCGATGCTGCTCGCCCGGGTGTCCGGCGGCGACGGCCGGGACCGGTTCGTCGCCGGTCTGCCGGGCAACCCCCAGTCGGCCGTCATCGCCCTGGTGTCCCTGGTCGCGCCGCTGCTGGCCGGGATGCACGGGCGGGCGCTGCCCACCCTGCCCCGGCACCGGCTCGGTGCCGCCGTACCCGGCCGGGGCGACTTCACCCACCTTGCGCTGGTACGGCTGGACCCGGTGACCGGTACGGCGTACCCGGTGCCGCACGTGGGGTCGGCGATGCTGCGGGGGCTGGCCACCGCCGCCGGCTTCGCGGTGATCCCGCCGGGGGGTGCCGGCGCGGCCGGTGACGAGGTGTCCGTCGTACCACTGCCGATGCTGCCCGGGGAGCGACTGCCGTGA